From the Papaver somniferum cultivar HN1 chromosome 2, ASM357369v1, whole genome shotgun sequence genome, the window cgaggacgagacgccGAGCGATCGAATACTTTTCGAGCCCCAGAAGAATTTGTCGGAGgaacctcttccctagaagatgaggccttcgccccagaagaaactcgacttctacgaacatcatcttgagactctctacgcggaggagatctcgataaacCAGAACTAGGAgcctgataaggaagccgcggacggtcagacatggctgcgaaaagattaatcataaacaagtcaacaacaaactcaaggacattaccaacgatcaaaaaatcacataaataacaattcacacacgataacgcagaaaccctaaaattagcatacatgctcGAAACTCCATAAAATTCCTTCCCTGAAAAGCTCAAtcaatacaagaaaacaatggcctccttgatttaagacgaagaacaggggcaaactagcatacaagcattgaaagaatttcttcatcacaaacaaggaacaacagtagcagaaaatttgcaaatcaacatagcgtaaaaccgtggaaacaaagaaaagaaaaacttaccagcaaaaacagcagcagaaagaacaaatcagaaataaagatgaggcaagcgtgattaatgctaagagggagagaatttaagggctgaagaatgaagactgacaaagaatttaagggaggaagaatgaagactgacagaatttaagggcggaagaatgaagactgacagagaatttaagggctgaagaacgaaGATTTAAAatcgagagaatgtttaggaagaatgaaattaattttttctctccttaatatacccaaaagaaagagaaggaaattaatggaggaatgggaaacgtgcccgttacatgagcagttaatgcacaaataaaagacgtACCCAAGTAgctaggaaaagttattaggagagatagaagaatatgcaacgattgttttcttcaatgcacccattaaacattcaagcccgaagaaaaggggcaaattgtgtatacatatatctcaccatcagacacgtgtatatagaaagatacgtggaaagcatgcagaccaagacatcaaaatacgatgcactacggaacaccaaataaaccccaaggagttactttatctcatccccaaaagaagatcaacggtggagagaaagttagctgacacggacgtgacagggggaGAAGACACttttctgacacgagcaggcatctcaaccaccctcattaaacactctgagcagtatacgtgtcgatcaacccgtgggacgagcgaggatgtctctgcgtgatcaagtggcaaacgcagacctctgcgtgatggacacaagacactagacgataaggttccaacggccttcagagatgggtcccacactctaaccctataaataccccctctccaccgagaggaagggggatcgtaaaaatcaggaagggaaggagagagagatttcgagtgtaagttaatcctttagaagagaaaatacatgtaaacccaaaagtcattcgactactcttgtaaccgcgaagaacatagtgaaactaccaaccccgtggacgtaggccttagtgctgaaccacgtaaacctcggtcttgtttatatttcagcactttatatttgcctaaccccatggatctttatttGTATGtattgctttctttgtttttacctatatcccgtgcgcaaacgcctcgcatggagttgttagatgaggctgtgataaacccgaaggttttgagccaaggaatcaacactaagatatcatcatcacaaatcactctagattacgatgattggttgtgagcattcaaatgcgcaaacgcctcgcatggagttgttagatgaggctgtgataaacccgaaggttttgagccaaggaatcaacactaagatatcatcatcacaaatcgctctagattacgatgattggttgtgagcattcggatgccttcgtgatttgagtgCTCACGAATGGAGTTATTAAAGAAGAcatattgtgaagtgattgatgttGTTGGTGATTCCCCCGTGTTTACGTATCACatacaagaagaaaaatggatacCAAAGCCAAAGGAGGAGGAAAATGCTTGTCTTGAAAGTACCGATCTTGAAAGTACTCCTGAAAATGCTTGTCTTGAAAGTAATGTTCTTGAAAGTATTCCTGAAACTCCAtctgaagatgaaaaagaaaaaattatggtAAGAGTTATCTACAAGGTGTCATTTCAAAAAGATGATTGTAAATTTGAGTGTAGTTATCATAATTTTAAGTTTCGGGGTATTGTATGCAGGCATGTGATTATGGTGTTACATTGTAATGATATATTTGTGCTTCCAGAAAAATACCTTTTACAAAGATGGCGAAAAGATGTGAAACGATTACACACAGATATGCAATACAGTTCTGATGCTTGGAAATTAACTCCCAAACAGAAGCGATACAATGAGTTATTCAATTCCTTTGTTGTGCTTGCAGATGCAGCGTCTTCAAATGATGTCAAGTTTGCAGATATTAAGAAATGGATACAAGCGCAATTGAAGGTCAGTAATTTCAATGAGGAGTCTACTTGCAAGTTGAATGCCACTGTGGAAAATACTAACTCTCCACCGATTGAAAGTAAAAATATCCCTAATCCACCCGCAGCACCAAAAAAAGGTCGTCCTAAAGAAAACACACCTAAAGCTAAAGTGTATACTAAAaaccaagaaaagaaaaagaaaatgcagAGGTAAAGCTCAAAACTATTAGTGAaattattaatttttcattttatatttttaactGACAAATATGTATCTCTTATACTTATTTCATAGGTAAACATCCAAATTCCTACTCAACAAAGTGTAGTTCATACTGTTGCATTATCACAAGTTAACCAATTGGCGACTAATCTTACTTACGATCAATACCTGCAAGCCTTGGTAAGCATATATAAATTACAAATTTTGTTGATGCGTTCTCTTTCTATGTATGAATTGGTATTAATATGTTTACATGTGTTGTATGTCCAGCAATTTTATCCAAATCATCTCCAAGGACCTGGTTTTGCAATAAAAAATACATCTGCATATAGCGTAACTTATCGACGTGAACCAACCATATATTCTGCGAGTTTGACACCTATGTATGGAGGAATTCAGCAACAACAGACTGACAGCCGATATGCAAATGTGACACCTTTCTTTGGatatgtgtatacatatatctcaccatcagacacgtgtatatagaaagatacgtggaaagcatgcagaccaagacatcaaaatacgatgcactacggaacatcaaataaaccccaaggagttactttatctcatccccaaaagaagatcaacggtggatagaaagttagctgacacggacgtgacaggggcagaagacacttgtctgacacgagcaggcatctcaaccaccctcattaaacactctgagcagtatacgtgtcgatcaacccgtgggacgagcgaggatgtctctgcgtgatcaagtggcaaacgcagacctctgcgtgatggacacaagacactagaagataaggttccaacggccttcagagatgggtcccacactctaaccctataaataccccctctccaccgagaggaagggggatcggaaaaatcaggaagggaaggagagagagatttcgagtgtaagttaatcctttagaagagaaaatacatgtaaacccaaaagtcattcgactactcttgtaaccgcgaagaacatagtgaaactaccaaccccgtggacgtaggccttagtgctgaaccacgtaaacctcggtcttgtttatatttcagcactttatatttgcctaaccccatggatctttatttGTATGtattgctttctttgtttttacctatatcccgtgcgcaaatgcctcgcatggagttgttagatgaggctgtgataaacccgaaggttttgagccaaggaatcaacactaagatatcatcatcacaaatcactctagattacgatgattggttgtgagcactcaaatgcgcaaacgcctcgcatggagttgttagatgaggctgtgataaacccgaaggttttgagccaaggaatcaacactaagatatcatcatcacaaatcgctctagattacgatgattggttgtgagcattcggatgccttcgtgatttgagtgCTCACAGGATATGGAGGACCAGGGTATGGAGTGCAACCAAATAGCTTGGGGGGAGGTTTATATGGAAGGCAGAGTTGAAGCTATAAGTTTCGACATGTTTCCACTCTGtgcaatatgttttttttttgggaggaAAACAGTAAATATACCTCTGCATATCACTTTCTTTTGGATGGTTAATATACTTCAGCAGTAGCAGTCTgcagtatatatttttttttttttggcaggaAAACTGTAGATACTTCTCTACAAATCACTTCTGTTTGGATGGTTAAATGGATTCCGTAGCAGTGGGACTAGTTTTGTCTTGTTTCCATCTCAATGAAATTCTTTTTTGTGCATCACTTTTTTTTAGCTTTTGGATGGTTAAACTGTAGTTGACAGTTGGTGATAAAGATGCTTCTATGAGCATGTCCCTGCAAAGCTTTCAACAAGTTTACATAATTCAAATAACTTGATTATCATGTCCCTGCAGCAAAACTGATTTCTTTCCTCCACTGTTCTGCCAATATCCCCATCATTacacacaaacataaaaaaagcCAAACAAGATCTCTGCATTTGAATAAAAAAGCTGTAGCAAAGTCTCTATAATTCACAATTGCATTCAAACCAAATGTAAAAGGTTACGATTCACAATTACATTAAAAACAAATGCAAAGTTTACAATAACGGAACCtattaacaatcatattacttCACAAAGTAAACAAACAACTGAACTGAGGTTTCACATCTTCCTAGAGCATATATCTAACATCTTGCTCATCAAATGCAAGCTTTTCATATCCAACTTCTTGAATTGTCAAGGCCTGAAAGCTTTTGCTAGTTCTAATTTCCACTATCTGATTCAATAGGAGCTTCATGTTGAATTACCACACTGTTTCAAGTAGTGACGGACCTAGGAATTCTTATTGGGCGGGGCGGTTTCTGATATGACACGAGTTCTTTGGAACGCTCCAGGCCTTGAAATGTCCAAGAGCAACCTCGAGGTGGAAAGTCTACGTCCCAAACTCAAATCAGTGGCAGAAACTTTCTCTCCATTAACAAAAGTcctgaaaacaaagaaaaacaaaaactatttATCAAGAATACGGCTAAAACAAGGAGACTATAATGAAACACAACATTTCATGTACAAACAGTGGGAAATAAGGGAGGTGCTCAGGAAATGTGGATAATGGATCAACGTTTGTGCTCTAAAATGCACTTTTACTCTTTTAGTTTCGTCAACAGTATTGCCATCTGATACGAGACATAACGTCGATTAAGATGTTTTTAGCTGGGTGCAAGTTTCTATGAAGAAGCGCTCACTGTATTTGCAATCATAATGATAAGAAAGAAAGACAAAAACGACATTGTAAATTCATACAAAATAAAAAAGCACCATAAGCCAATGATAACATCAGATATCAGTGAACCCAATACCAGTCTGGAACTCTCAACTCTTCCTATGTGGTGTTGATGGACGTAACTATGCAAACTGAGAGTTGTTTCGCTTTGCACGGGCTAGAAATAAATTTCTAACTAATTtctatactaaaaaaaaattctgcaCTTATGAGGGGGCGGTCTAAAAGCCCATTTTAGCCCCCTCATAGGTCCGTCAGTGGTTTCAAATCAATGAATTACAAAACAAGAGGAATCCATGTAAGTTAAAACAATTCGTACCGACTGAAATCGGTGCCACCGACTTCAATTCGAATAAAAACCAAAAGAATTAATCTTTCAGAAAAATTGAAGCTTCATCAACCTATAATTTCTATtcaacagaaaaaaaaacaaacatcaaTCTTAAGAACTCACCTAAAAAATAACCCCAGTAAACAATacccaaaataaaaaatacttACACAAATTATAGAAATGATAATGCAAGATCAATATGAAGAAGTATTTAGACAAAGTAAATTATGTAACAAGAGATACAATGAACGCACCTGTAGATTCCTTACCGTGTACTTTATATAGTAAAAAGATGATACCGTTTGGTTTAGATATTTTAAGTTCACATCTCGAGAATATTCAACGATATGACGGGGAGAGAGAAAACAACTATTATTAAAAGGAAAATTTGctatttggtcctaagcccatatacttagttatagtagggtccaacagGAATTTTTTATTATCCGGAGctctaaaattaattaaaacatggaaatgattgGAATACCCATCGTTCCCAGACGTGTGTACTAACACGCCTCCTTATATCATTCGATATTATTCTCTCTCTCATAGAAAACCCAATTTATGTGTTCTTCCTCTCTCTTCGTTTTTCCTTTCTCTTCTCTGTTCTAAGAGAAATTTTTGTGTTTTAATCGGAGAATCACAAACCAAAAACGTAGATTTCGATCTAAGAGAAACCAATACTAAAAAATCCAAAAAGATTTCGATTTTCCAATTTAAATCAATATTTTTTTCTAGATCTACGAAGATAGTACCGCTctcatataagaagaagatgattacgAAGAATCACCAACACCAAAGACCAAATCAAcgagcaaaaaataaaataagagtaCTGAAATCAATAGCAGAAAAAGGTATGAATCAGtagtacatatatgttgtactgaaAAAATCTTTAACCAATATGATACATCACTGTGTATAAGATGGTTTTTTAGCTTTTGACTGTTCAAATCACCAGTACATAACTTAAAAACTGATGAAAATCATCATAAGTGACGTATGGTTTGTGTTTGGGTTTGTAGTTTGTGTTTCTGGCACATAGATTTGCGAGTACATAAGTCAAAAACTGTTGAATAACAATCAAAGACATGCGGTGTGTTTTTATCTGTATTGACAACATATATCCAAGGATACATATATACAATACTGAGGTAAAAACGCACTATGTTGTTTATTTTTGGTTGATGAGATAATGATCCGCCAGTACATATCTCTAGTACTTATGAAATAGGTTTTTTTACGCTTTCATTGGATTTAGGCACTATGAACATCAAGCACATAACTCACATACTGAATAGTAACCATTATTATGCTTTCACATGTGATTTTGGGTGTTTTAGGCATATGAGTATGCAGTACATAAGGGCAATACTGATTATGTAACATTGGTTATGCTTCTATATAAGATTGTTTGTGTTTCTTGCACATAGATTTACCAGTACATAACTCAAAAACTATCGAATAACAATCAAAAGTGACATGAGGTattttctttcattcttcttttcgCTGCACAACAGTACATATATGCTGTATTGAGGTATAACCGTGCCTTTGTACTCTAAAATCATTAAGTTGGTTTATGAGATAATAATCTTGGGTATGCAGTACATAAGGCCAATACTGATGAATGTTTTTATGCTTCCATATGTGATTGTGTTTAAGGAACATTGTTTAATTTCAAAATGGTGGTGGACAACAGGTAGTGGcgatggtggtggcggcggtgaagGATTCGGGATGGAAGATCTGTAAATGTGTTAAATTTgtataatttttcttcttctatgtcctctattctttctttgtttgttttaatCATGATGTGGATTTTGGTTGCCAGTGTACCGGCAATTgttgatcaaacaaaataaagttAGTTTAATTTCTACGATTCTGCTAATTCCGGGAAAAAAAACAGGGTCGATTTTACAGCATGATCCTATCATTAACCTTCAGTACATATTGGTTGTACCGAAGAAACTAGATCAATTTTGACATTTTCAACTGCCAGTACATACTGTTCGCTCAGGAATAAATTCCAAggtcattttaattgatttatacatcatgatcaattgtgatactaaaaaaatcaaattttattaaatttGATAGACAACGAATAACCGACAGGCACATCAGTTACAATTAGATTCTCTTTTCTTAAAGTGAAGACAAAATTACATGAGCTTACCGAACCCTGAACCAATTACCTATTAATTACAATAAACTAGACTAAGATAGTACAAATCACATGGTGTATAAATTGAATTAATGCAATTAATACGAGACCTCTCACAAATATATAAACTTTGAAGGATTCAGGTCTATTCTACATTAATGCATCATGAATCCAAGAGTATTCTCGTAGGGAAAGTAGAGCAACTCTATGTTCAGGACTTAAATGTTTGTTGAACATCACCCTCAGTTTGTGTTCAACAACAGAGATTGCAGAGGCGCACAATATTGATGAGCTGAATATTACCACCGCCTACTGCATCAAACGCAACTCTGCAGGGAAAAACAACATGTTCTCTGTCAAAATAATAGTGCAACAACAAGCCAAGCAGTTCCCTATATTTATGGGTTAAAATCGAAATAGAAATATAAGCACTTATGAACAATGTTTGGATACTGATTTTCTATGGAGTGCAGAGTTTATACACCGAGAAATAACATAGTACAACGTTTATACACTGACAAAATAACATTGTACATCGTTTATACACTGCTTTTATCTGGAGTCCAGAGTTTATACACTGTCCAGCAATTGATACGATCCTCAAATATCAAAAGTCTGCATAGTACATATAAATTTCATTAGCAAAACTCGTACCTGTCAATCTATGCGGTCCTCAAATCATCACAATGTTGTGCCCATCCATCCACAATGACCGAATAAGCTTCCTTCCGCCGCAGAACAGATGCAAATAATACTGCCAAACAATGGTGTTACACTAATTTATTAGGGACGCATAGATTTCCAAACAATGGTGTTGACTAATTTGTATGAACTGTTGCAAAAATAACGACACTTTAGAAAATAGATCATACAAATACCATGTTGTGAACCCTGGATTTGTGTTTGCGCTATTTAGCACCAACTTTCTCTGAGGTGCAGCATCTATGCACTATGATTTTTCATTAAtttaacaaacaaaataaataaacaactgTAAATAAAATGATGTAACCATTATATTCCAGCAACATGTTACCACAAAGAACAAACAATTCATCTGAATATTAATGTTTTCATTTAATTGGACATAACATTGGGTCTGGCAGCATTACATTGCCATGGATCCATGTTGCCAAAATATGGTGCACCCAAAATGTATTCAATTCATTCTCAGTATATCAAATATGCACTCAATTAATTCATTCTTAGTATGTTAAAAACCACACTCAATCTCAACAATCGATACCTATTTTCATGCACAGATCAAAACAAAGCAATCCAAAAATTAAATCAACTATACTTACATTCGTATTTCTTCTCAAGTTCACTAGTAAGATGTATCTTCACAAAAGTAGTCTCCTCCTGTTAGGTATCAAACACAACCAAGAGCAATTTCTATCattatgcgatatatgtactgaagattcatgaactacatatCAACTGTATCACAATACAAGTGACGGGTTTGTATAAAGTAAGAGAACCGAAACACATAGTACAATATTTTATATGTGTGTGGATGATTATGCACTGATTCGGTAGTGTGAAGACGGGTATGCAGTAAGAAGAAAAATTACTTCGAGATAAAATCCAGTATAGTTGTTATGCATTGCTCAAAAATCCAGTACAGTTCTTATGTACCTTATatgttttccatgttttattcTAGTTTCGAACATACTACATTGGGTAGTAGAATCTAACATAATCCATATATATacttatggatgaaacaacaacaaatgaAAAAGTCCAAAGCAGTTCGCatcagtatgccacatatgtactgctgattcatgaactaaaacaactGCATGGaatgaatctataaaaaaaatataatcgaGAGAGTATTATTTCAGTAACGCATATATGTACCTATGGATCAAACAACAAGTggtaaaactaaaaaataaagcagaatcaaaagaagtttgtatcagtatgacacatatgtactgcttattcatgaactaaaaaacaaccatatgtaatgaatctatcaaaaaaaacggaatcgagagagtcttatttcagtatcgaagatatgtacttatggatcgaacaacaacaagtgataagataaaactaagaataaaacggaatcaaaagcaatttgtatcagtatgcaacatatgtactgctggataatacccctgaaacaacaaacaagcacgaatttgataaaataaagaagcgaaaacaacaagataatcaaaccgatagttcaaatatgttaaaaacaccataatctaaccaaaaaattgagtaattacgatcaagattcataaaaaacaaaccaaaacaaaaataaacctaaaactaagATCTATGTGTactaccatcaataaataaaaactaagATCTATAATAATCTAAACAATGTTCGTTCTCTAATGAACACATGAACTGCTCAATAAACAAATTCCATTATTCATCAGAAATACAAACCAATTCACAGATCAACAATCAAACATTCAAAATTAGATCTATACTACTGTAACTAATAGATCTAACACAATAATCACCCAGATTTCAGCAAGAACCTACAAAAACAAACTATCATAACAAATACAAAACTCGATCAAGGAAGAAGAATAGACTGAAAATGttaaaaccctaaagaaaaattaaaaatatcaCCATTTTTTTGGGGTGCTAGAAAGGATCAACCGAAAGAGATAAAGAGGAGTAAATCTATGGCATAAAATCTTGCGAAATCTGATCAAATCGATCAAAGACCTTGGAAGAATCTTCATCGCTAATCGCCAGAGCTTTCCTGACCGAGAGCGAATGAAACAAATGAATTAGGATCTAGTTCTGTTATTCATGAATATTAAGGTTCTTTTCGGTATTTTGAAAAAGATTACACGTGTGGTTAGACCAGTGGATAAAAATTTGGGTCCAAAATTTTTATTTGTTATAAAAATGGACCtccggttactgggctttagtgggtggacctgccactaactaagaacactatagtagtacctataggtaattcctacttattaaaattaaaactacTGACATCTTTGACCCGTGAACAGTGCTAATGCTACACTGGCAATGCCAGCTGTTACGCCACGTTTTCTCGGTGCACATCATGGGACCTGGTTTCGGTGTATGTATGATTTCCAGTTTACCAAGGCCGTAGGACCCGCACCATAAAGAAGAAATCAATCGAAAACCTCATATTTTGGCTGCAGAAACAAGATATGGGTTAGGGTTTGTTCAAGGCAAAGAGGAGTAAAGATAGATCGAGTGATTTTTCAGTCTTTACCAAATCGTCACCAAATCTTCACATGATCTCAATAACTGAATATGTGTTCTTATGCGGATAAATTGGAAGTCAACGAACAACTCAAGCTCAATTGTTTCTACAACTCATCAAagtaaatccccaaatcagttaGAGATAATCTTGTCGACAGTCAAGGAATGAGTTTTTAATATACCAATTGGAGAGATGAATTCACAAATTACTTGGGTTCTTCTTCGGATTTTGTTCAGATTTTTAGTAAATCAGGGTGTGGATGTGGATTGATTTCAGTAGTTTTGATGCAAAAATATGTGGAAGACGTTACATCTATATGGAGTACTTTTCCCCCAATCTAGGAAGTGTTTGAATCAAGTATTACAGATGGGTTTTCGTTGTACTGAACAGAGAGATAATTAAGggttgatttcaattcatttaggCATGAAAATAGGGTTAAATCCGGAGAACAAGTCACGGAAGTGGTGTATAAAACAAGAAGAATAATCAATCAAAAAGGGTACGATTGAACACTGCAATCTAAATTTCTTTTGCTTTTTAGTTAGTTTAGATTTTTTAGTTCTCTTGTGTAAGGCTGCACAGGAACCGGTCAAGAGGACATGTACCGGTATGGAGCCGAAAATATCGGACCGCAACCGAACCGGTACCGGAGTAACCGGTACATGGACCGGGACAGGAGATTAAGAACCGACTTAGACCGGTACAAGCACCGGTTCTTGGGGAAATACCGTCCTGTACCGGACTATAAGTGCCGATTAGTACCAACCGTTGATATTTTGATCAGATCTTACTCACAGCCGTCCACTTTAGGTACTGAGAGTCATATATATCGAGGAACTGATTTCACTCgtcattcttcttttttcttcttcttcttatccatgGAGGCTAGGCTACTGTAAGAAAGAATTCGAGGGAGGAATCGAGAAGAGCAACTTCAGATGAATGATTAATGGAGATGAGATAGTTTTGTGGCGGCAACTGAACGAGGAAGGAACTGATTGAGATTTCAGTGGAGAAGAAAAGCAAAGACGAGAATTAGATTAGATCTGCTGTTCTCGATGAGATTTGATAAATTGAGAAGGAAATCAAGCCTGGGTCTCTGCTGGTGGTGTCGAATTAGGTCGAGAAGAACATAAATATGGGAGGTATGTTGTTGTTTGTAATTGATTTTATATGATTGATCTATCTGATTGAACATAGGGTTCTTAATTGCATGTTTGATTGAGATTTCAGTGGAGAAGAAAAGCAAAGACGAGAAGTAGATTGGATCTGCTGTTCTCGATGAGATTTGATAAATTGAGAAGGAAATCAAGCCTGGGTCTCTGCTGGTGGTGTCGAATTAGGTCGAGAAGAACATAAATATGGGAGGTCTGTTGTTGTTTgtaattgattttatattattgaTCTATCTATTTGAACATAGGGTTCTTAATTGcatgtttgatttagggttttgtttgagATCAATTTGGAATATCATTGATTGAATCGAttgattttgttgaaattaaacaATAACAGGTAATTGTGAAATGGGTTGGATTTGTTTTGTGTTTATCTAACTTTTTGGGTGCTGTTTATACTGTCCAGATTCCAGATTGAGTTTCAGTGAAATATTGATTTGGTGAAAGATGAGACGGTAGCTGGTGGAAACAAATTAATCGGAAAGTGTAGATGGATCTTGTAGAGTTTGATGTGGAGAACATGAATTGGTAATGGTCTGTTAGTTATACAGGTGACTGGTGGTGGTATGCTGCTCGAATTACAGAAATAGAGAGTTGggtttgagctgaaattgaagaagagaacAAAAAGAATGTTGTTATTGTGAATGTATACTTTACAGGGAAAAATCATGAAGCAGTGAATGCTTGTTAACTGATTTGAATTGATTTGACTTAGTTTTAGGCGAGAAAAACCATGGAGAAGATAGATCTTTCTTCCATT encodes:
- the LOC113352479 gene encoding protein FAR1-RELATED SEQUENCE 2-like yields the protein MELLKKTYCEVIDVVGDSPVFTYHIQEEKWIPKPKEEENACLESTDLESTPENACLESNVLESIPETPSEDEKEKIMVRVIYKVSFQKDDCKFECSYHNFKFRGIVCRHVIMVLHCNDIFVLPEKYLLQRWRKDVKRLHTDMQYSSDAWKLTPKQKRYNELFNSFVVLADAASSNDVKFADIKKWIQAQLKVSNFNEESTCKLNATVENTNSPPIESKNIPNPPAAPKKGRPKENTPKAKVYTKNQEKKKKMQR